A single region of the Drosophila takahashii strain IR98-3 E-12201 chromosome 2R, DtakHiC1v2, whole genome shotgun sequence genome encodes:
- the LOC123003420 gene encoding uncharacterized protein, whose protein sequence is MYRSYYHFWALFVWLSLPVGESRKQIVFNSIECSLKNNVFSKIDCHLYSRLALNVFFKINEQKAADKMVGVCEVDLFTQGKIKVTRIKNLRLDFCQLKKHTETRSMLGVHYLALRRSVGNFPDKCPFQKNTSYSVNRLYIDWKEVPQYLPETNYTFRGKIYANRQLGLEVKLTGGLYEIANYSVYKKPLLCKLVI, encoded by the exons ATGTATCGAAGCTACTACCACTTTTGGGCTCTTTTCGTGTGGCTTTCACTCCCCGTCGGGGAATCGAGAAAG CAAATAGTGTTCAACAGCATAGAATGTTCTTTGAAAAACAATGTCTTTTCTAAAATCGACTGCCACCTGTATTCGCGACTGGCACTAAacgtgttttttaaaattaatgagcAAAAGGCAGCTGACAAAATGGTTGGAGTTTGCGAAGTGGATTTATTCACCCAAGGGAAGATAAAGGTTACGCGTATAAAGAATCTAAGATTGGATTTTTGTCAACTGAAGAAGCATACCGAAACACGCTCTATGCTGGGAGTACACTACCTCGCACTACGTAGGTCTGTAGGTAATTTTCCTGACAAATGTCCCTtccaaaaa AACACTTCATATTCGGTGAATCGATTGTATATCGACTGGAAAGAAGTACCGCAATACCTTCCCGAGACTAACTACACTTTTAGAGGAAAGATTTATGCAAACCGTCAGCTAGGACTTGAGGTCAAGCTCACAGGTGGCCTTTATGAAATTGCCAATTATTCCGTTTATAAAAAACCGTTGCTGTGTAAACTTGTTATTTAA
- the LOC123003460 gene encoding uncharacterized protein produces the protein MFRSYYLFCALFVWISLAVGDSKKQIVFNSIECSLRNNVFSKSECQLYSRLALNVFVTIGDQKAADKMVAVCEVDLFNNGHKKVTRIKNLRLEFCQLKKHTETRSLQGIYYLALRRAAVNFPEKCPFQKNTTYSVNRLHIDWKEAPQYLPEANYTFRGKIYANNQLGLEVKLSGGFYEIANYSEYKKPLL, from the exons ATGTTTCGAAGCTACTACCTCTTTTGTGCTCTTTTTGTGTGGATTTCACTCGCCGTCGGGGATTCGAAAAAg CAAATAGTTTTCAACAGCATAGAATGTTCATTAAGAAACAATGTCTTTTCAAAAAGCGAATGTCAGCTTTATTCGCGACTGGCACTAAACGTATTTGTGACCATTGGTGACCAGAAGGCAGCTGACAAAATGGTAGCAGTTTGTGAGGTGGATCTTTTCAACAATGGTCATAAAAAGGTTACGCGTATAAAGAATCTTAGATTGGAGTTTTGTCAACTGAAAAAGCATACCGAAACACGATCCTTGCAGGGAATATACTACCTTGCACTACGGCGGGCAGCAGTTAATTTTCCCGAGAAATGTCCCTTCCAAAAG AACACCACATACTCAGTGAATCGATTGCATATCGACTGGAAAGAAGCACCTCAATACCTTCCCGAGGCTAACTACACTTTTAGAGGAAAGATTTATGCCAACAACCAGCTAGGACTCGAGGTCAAGCTCTCAGGTGGCTTTTATGAAATTGCCAATTATTCCGAGTATAAAAAACCGTTACTATAA
- the fj gene encoding extracellular serine/threonine protein kinase four-jointed, giving the protein MNDIKLLEAGQQQQKQQQAQQLPQQQQQQQLTCSVIAAPENRDNPSSSSNSNSVSRPNPNEASHMMRHSLRVRKFILWALVAFVVGSILAWITYEYDLKSHQDLNSFSSDTDTPAAEPLVSSYRVEFIKEAAAYEAELSAEQVFRNAFHLEQDKNAPDSMVVKKLDTDDGSIKEFHVQRTASGRYRKGPERRLSKKLPERLMLQPPETVRPAPVSQSSSDQPAGLIEDNVFWGPIVEQSLPKGFASQDQLAWERFVGEQGRVVRLEQGCGRMQNRLVVFADGTRACARYRQNTDQIQGEIFSYYLGQLLNISNLAPSAATVVDTSTFSWAAALGDISQAQWKEHRPVVLTRWLSDLEPAGIPQPFQPLERHLNRHDVYNLTRHMQQSQPGTQQTQGLLKRLGAASSPGSAHQSNAIEETGTGTATLRATGNGALVQRLIELAQWSDLIVFDYLIANLDRVVNNLYNFQWNADIMAAPAHNLARQSASQLLVFLDNESGLLHGYRLLKKYEAYHSLLLDNLCVFRRPTIEALRRLRAAGAGRRLRDLFERTTSAGVRDVLPSLPDKSVKILVERIDRVLGQVQKCQGS; this is encoded by the coding sequence ATGAACGACATCAAGCTTTTGGAAGCgggacaacagcaacagaaacaacagcaAGCACAGCAGttaccgcagcagcagcagcagcagcaactcacCTGCAGCGTGATAGCAGCGCCGGAGAACCGGGATAATCCCAGTTCCAGTTCCAACTCCAATAGCGTTTCCAGACCCAATCCCAACGAGGCCTCCCACATGATGCGCCATTCGCTGAGGGTACGCAAATTCATACTTTGGGCCTTGGTCGCCTTCGTCGTCGGCAGTATACTGGCCTGGATCACGTATGAGTACGACCTGAAGAGTCACCAGGACCTGAACTCCTTCTCCTCCGACACCGACACCCCCGCCGCGGAGCCGCTGGTGAGCAGCTACCGCGTCGAGTTCATCAAGGAGGCGGCTGCGTACGAGGCCGAGCTGAGTGCCGAGCAGGTGTTCCGCAATGCCTTTCATCTGGAGCAGGACAAAAATGCCCCCGACTCGATGGTGGTGAAGAAGCTGGACACCGACGACGGCAGCATCAAGGAGTTCCATGTCCAGCGCACCGCCAGTGGGCGATATCGCAAGGGACCGGAGAGGAGGCTGTCCAAGAAGCTGCCAGAGAGGCTAATGCTTCAGCCGCCGGAGACAGTTCGTCCTGCGCCAGTTAGCCAATCTTCGAGCGATCAGCCAGCGGGCCTCATCGAGGACAACGTCTTCTGGGGACCCATTGTGGAGCAGTCGCTGCCCAAGGGATTCGCCTCGCAGGACCAACTGGCCTGGGAGCGCTTCGTGGGCGAGCAGGGACGAGTGGTGCGCCTGGAGCAGGGTTGCGGGAGGATGCAGAACCGCCTGGTGGTGTTCGCGGACGGAACGAGGGCCTGTGCCCGCTACCGCCAGAACACGGACCAGATCCAGGGCGAGATCTTCAGCTACTACCTGGGCCAGCTGCTGAACATCAGCAATCTGGCGCCCAGTGCCGCCACCGTGGTGGACACCAGTACGTTCAGTTGGGCCGCCGCCCTCGGGGACATCTCGCAGGCCCAGTGGAAGGAGCACCGGCCGGTGGTGCTGACCCGCTGGCTCTCCGATTTGGAGCCGGCCGGCATCCCTCAGCCCTTCCAGCCCTTGGAGCGGCACCTCAACAGGCACGACGTCTACAACCTGACGCGGCACATGCAGCAATCGCAGCCGGGAACGCAGCAGACACAGGGATTACTCAAGCGGTTGGGGGCTGCCAGTTCGCCCGGCTCCGCTCATCAATCAAACGCGATTGAGGAGACAGGAACAGGAACGGCAACGTTAAGAGCAACAGGCAACGGAGCGCTGGTGCAGCGACTAATTGAATTGGcacaatggtccgatttaatcGTCTTCGATTACCTGATCGCGAACCTCGATCGGGTGGTTAATAACCTGTACAACTTCCAATGGAACGCCGACATCATGGCCGCGCCGGCGCACAACCTGGCCCGCCAGTCCGCCTCGCAGCTGCTCGTCTTCCTGGACAACGAGAGCGGCCTGCTGCACGGCTACCGGCTGCTGAAGAAGTACGAGGCGTACCACAGCCTCCTGCTGGACAACCTCTGCGTCTTTCGGCGGCCCACCATTGAGGCACTGCGTCGCCTGCGGGCGGCGGGAGCGGGACGGCGGCTGCGCGACCTCTTCGAGCGGACGACGAGCGCCGGAGTGCGGGACGTTCTGCCGTCGCTGCCGGACAAGTCGGTGAAGATCCTGGTGGAGCGCATCGACCGGGTGCTGGGTCAGGTGCAGAAGTGCCAGGGAAGCTAA